The following coding sequences lie in one Aquabacterium olei genomic window:
- a CDS encoding DEAD/DEAH box helicase, translated as MSFENLGLAEPLLKAVSEAGYATPTPIQAQAIPAVLNGGDLLAGAQTGTGKTAGFTLPLLHMLAATAKPASGGRRPIRALILTPTRELAAQVEECVRLYGKYLPIRSMVMFGGVGMNPQIEALKRGVDILVATPGRLLDHHQQGTLDLSHVEYFVLDEADRMLDMGFIHDIRRVLAILPPRKQSLLFSATFSDEIKALAERLLDKPQVIEVARRNATADTIAQKVHPVDRDRKKELLTHLIQSNNWHQVLVFTRMKHGANRLVEFLLKQNITAMAIHGNKSQSARTRALADFKSGELQVLVATDIAARGIDIDQLPHVVNFELPNVAEDYVHRIGRTGRAGADGEAVSLVCVDEEGFLADIEKLIKRPIPREVVAGFEPDPNARPEPIQLGRRVLHGNTGSRSGGGGRPAGGGGGGQRGGRGPSSGRQDGRMERGPRDQSGAGRPRSR; from the coding sequence ATGTCGTTTGAAAATCTGGGGTTGGCAGAACCTCTCCTGAAGGCCGTTTCGGAGGCCGGATACGCCACCCCCACGCCGATCCAGGCACAGGCCATTCCGGCCGTCCTGAACGGCGGAGACCTCCTTGCCGGCGCACAGACCGGCACCGGCAAGACCGCCGGGTTCACGCTGCCGCTGTTGCACATGCTGGCCGCCACGGCCAAGCCGGCCTCGGGTGGGCGTCGTCCTATCCGCGCCCTGATCCTGACTCCCACGCGCGAACTGGCCGCCCAGGTCGAAGAGTGCGTGCGTCTCTACGGCAAGTACCTGCCGATCCGCTCGATGGTGATGTTCGGTGGTGTGGGCATGAACCCGCAGATCGAAGCCCTGAAGCGCGGCGTCGACATCCTGGTCGCCACGCCGGGCCGCCTGCTGGACCACCACCAGCAGGGCACACTCGACCTGAGTCACGTCGAATACTTCGTGCTGGACGAGGCCGACCGCATGCTGGACATGGGCTTCATCCATGACATCCGCCGCGTGCTGGCCATCCTGCCCCCGCGCAAGCAGAGCCTGCTGTTCTCGGCCACCTTCTCCGACGAGATCAAGGCCCTGGCCGAGCGCCTGCTCGACAAGCCTCAGGTGATCGAGGTGGCCCGCCGCAACGCGACCGCCGACACCATCGCGCAGAAGGTGCACCCGGTCGACCGTGATCGCAAGAAAGAGCTGCTCACCCACCTGATCCAGTCGAACAACTGGCACCAGGTGCTGGTCTTCACGCGGATGAAGCACGGCGCCAACCGGCTGGTCGAGTTCCTGCTCAAGCAGAACATCACGGCCATGGCGATCCACGGCAACAAGAGTCAGAGCGCGCGCACGCGGGCGCTGGCCGATTTCAAGTCCGGCGAATTGCAGGTCCTTGTGGCCACCGACATTGCGGCGCGCGGCATCGACATCGACCAGCTGCCGCACGTGGTGAACTTCGAGCTGCCCAACGTGGCCGAAGACTACGTGCACCGCATTGGCCGCACCGGCCGCGCTGGCGCCGACGGCGAGGCCGTTTCGCTGGTGTGCGTTGACGAGGAAGGCTTCCTCGCCGACATCGAGAAGCTGATCAAGCGCCCGATCCCGCGCGAGGTGGTGGCCGGCTTCGAACCCGACCCGAATGCCCGCCCGGAGCCCATCCAACTCGGCCGCCGTGTCTTGCATGGAAACACCGGCTCGCGTTCGGGCGGCGGTGGCCGTCCCGCGGGTGGCGGTGGTGGGGGTCAGCGAGGTGGCCGCGGCCCGTCGTCGGGTCGCCAGGATGGCCGCATGGAACGCGGACCGCGCGATCAATCTGGCGCGGGTCGCCCCCGCAGTCGGTGA